One Brassica napus cultivar Da-Ae chromosome C2, Da-Ae, whole genome shotgun sequence DNA window includes the following coding sequences:
- the LOC125581682 gene encoding heavy metal-associated isoprenylated plant protein 13-like produces the protein MTQKSVLQLSVHEERIRKKVWATVSKFSGVTSIAMDDKTGKMTVVGEVDVPLIVKKLRKICNAELVTVEVVKPPEKKPEPEKPTPVTHFSYPYQYHSSYANSYYISTMQ, from the exons ATGACCCAG AAATCTGTATTGCAATTGAGTGTTCACGAGGAAAGAATCAGGAAGAAAGTGTGGGCGACCGTTTCTAAATTTTCAg gggTTACTTCGATAGCAATGGATGATAAAACCGGGAAAATGACGGTAGTTGGTGAAGTTGATGTACCGCTTATCGTAAAGAAGCTAAGGAAGATATGTAATGCAGAGCTTGTTACGGTTGAAGTTGTTAAACCACCTGAGAAAAAGCCAGAACCAGAGAAACCGACTCCTGTTACGCATTTTAGCTACCCGTACCAATATCATTCGTCCTATGCTAATTCTTACTATATATCAACCATGCAATAA